CTGAACCCGGACGGCGTGAAGGCTCTGGCCACGCTGCCGTCTCTTGATGAACTGCGCGCCAAGCTGGTCGGCCTCGTTCAGGCCCCGGCAACGAAGATCGCGCAGGTCGTCAACGCACCCGCCGGGAAGCTGGCGCGCGTGTTCGGGGCATATGCCAAGCGAGACGAAGCGGCGTAAGGCCGTCAAACCCCCTATCAATCGAACTAACCCAGGAAGTGTATCATGGCTGATTTGGCAAAGCTCGTCGACGACCTGTCGAGCCTGACCGTCCTCGAGGCCGCCGAGCTGGCGAAGCTCCTCGAAGAGAAGTGGGGCGTGTCCGCCGCCGCCGCCGTGGCGGTTGCCGCTGCGCCGGGCGCCGCTGGTGGCGCCGCCGCTGCCGCTGAAGAGCAGACCGAGTTCACGGTCGTTCTTGCCGCCGCCGGCGACAAGAAGATCGAAGTCATTAAGG
This portion of the Chelatococcus sp. YT9 genome encodes:
- the rplL gene encoding 50S ribosomal protein L7/L12 codes for the protein MADLAKLVDDLSSLTVLEAAELAKLLEEKWGVSAAAAVAVAAAPGAAGGAAAAAEEQTEFTVVLAAAGDKKIEVIKEVRAITGLGLKEAKDLVEGAPKPVKEGVAKDEADKLKAQLEKVGAKVELK